The Sphaerospermopsis torques-reginae ITEP-024 genome has a window encoding:
- a CDS encoding beta-lactamase hydrolase domain-containing protein, giving the protein MSDVKKVNDDLSIAEQISSKELQQLAVEGFKSVLNLRSPDENGFFHDEKQEAQILGLEYTNIPLNSQAPNPKLTAQAIQAVENLPKPILIHCAGGARAGGIALIAEAIQAGLTYEEIAQKANELGINLEQPHLKQFLLEKFAARQN; this is encoded by the coding sequence ATGAGCGACGTAAAAAAGGTTAATGATGATTTGAGTATTGCTGAACAAATTTCATCCAAGGAATTACAACAATTAGCGGTAGAAGGTTTTAAATCAGTTTTGAATTTACGTTCTCCTGATGAAAATGGTTTTTTCCACGATGAAAAGCAAGAAGCACAAATTTTAGGATTGGAATATACAAACATTCCCTTAAATTCTCAAGCACCAAATCCGAAATTAACAGCACAAGCAATTCAAGCTGTTGAGAACTTACCTAAACCAATTTTAATTCACTGTGCTGGTGGTGCAAGAGCGGGAGGAATAGCCTTAATTGCAGAAGCAATTCAAGCAGGTTTAACTTATGAAGAAATTGCTCAAAAAGCTAATGAATTAGGAATTAATTTAGAACAGCCACATCTCAAGCAATTTCTCTTAGAAAAATTTGCAGCTAGACAAAATTAA
- a CDS encoding TauD/TfdA dioxygenase family protein: MTTLTLTKFQITPLDAPLGAVVTGLDASQSIAPEVILQIKQALRDYHILIFKNQSLTDEQFLNFSFYFGSLFVPPDNIPVLASQPGLTPVIIPVSNVDGGYTGTGELAFHSDHKWTPFPSSGSLLYALEVPSEGGDTSWLNLNLAYETLDESTKKRIANLQLITYNPFLNKPGEPRKKYREDKNIPLISPVFPHPLVRTHPESGKKILYLDYATEVEIVGLDPQEGQELIAQLRYHLHQRQFYYQHKWSVGDIVYWDNQSTLHYRQAFDPEQRRVLKRISLAGSRPF; this comes from the coding sequence ATGACAACTCTAACTTTAACAAAATTTCAAATTACTCCTCTTGATGCACCCTTGGGAGCAGTAGTTACTGGACTAGATGCTAGTCAAAGCATTGCACCTGAAGTCATTTTACAGATAAAACAAGCACTGCGGGATTATCATATTCTCATCTTCAAAAATCAAAGTTTGACTGATGAGCAATTTCTAAACTTTAGTTTTTACTTTGGTTCTCTTTTTGTCCCTCCAGATAATATTCCAGTTCTAGCTTCTCAGCCCGGATTAACACCAGTTATAATTCCTGTTTCTAATGTTGATGGTGGCTATACAGGAACAGGTGAATTAGCTTTTCATTCTGACCACAAATGGACTCCTTTTCCTTCCAGTGGTTCTTTACTTTATGCTTTAGAAGTTCCATCTGAAGGGGGAGATACTTCCTGGTTAAACCTGAATTTAGCTTATGAAACTCTGGATGAATCAACAAAAAAACGAATTGCTAATTTACAGTTGATTACTTATAATCCATTTTTAAATAAACCAGGAGAACCGCGTAAAAAATATCGTGAGGATAAGAATATTCCTCTCATTAGTCCTGTATTTCCTCACCCATTAGTAAGAACACATCCAGAAAGTGGCAAGAAGATTTTATATTTAGATTACGCCACAGAAGTTGAAATTGTAGGTTTAGATCCCCAAGAGGGTCAAGAATTAATTGCACAGTTGCGATATCATCTGCATCAGCGTCAATTTTATTATCAACATAAATGGTCTGTAGGCGATATTGTTTATTGGGATAATCAATCTACATTGCATTACCGTCAAGCTTTTGATCCTGAACAACGTCGAGTTTTAAAACGGATTAGTTTAGCGGGTAGTCGCCCATTTTAG
- a CDS encoding class I SAM-dependent methyltransferase family protein — MPKDWLEWHELYNTEAKLQQRLEIVREYISYSLDNSPTGAIRVVSACAGDGRDLLGTLANHPRTKDVYARLVEINPELVERGRATIESLGLTKQIEFINDDATAADNYVGAVPADIVIVCGIFGNLADENELNRLLGNLSFLSKKGTFVLWTRGHSNGIAYSETVRKYFRDFGFEEVNFKLTATGDMGVGIHRYLGENIPTPKEEKLFVFSGVPNKAR, encoded by the coding sequence ATGCCAAAAGATTGGTTAGAATGGCACGAGCTTTACAACACTGAAGCCAAATTACAGCAACGGCTAGAAATCGTGCGGGAATATATTTCCTATAGTTTAGATAACTCACCAACAGGGGCTATTCGGGTAGTTAGTGCTTGCGCTGGTGATGGACGAGATTTATTAGGAACATTAGCAAATCATCCCCGCACTAAAGATGTATATGCAAGATTGGTAGAAATCAATCCTGAGTTAGTTGAACGTGGCCGCGCAACTATAGAATCATTGGGTCTAACAAAACAAATTGAGTTTATCAATGATGATGCAACTGCTGCTGATAATTATGTAGGAGCAGTACCAGCAGATATTGTCATTGTTTGTGGTATTTTTGGCAATTTAGCTGATGAAAATGAACTTAATCGTTTATTAGGAAACTTGAGTTTTTTGAGTAAAAAAGGCACGTTTGTGCTTTGGACTCGTGGACATTCTAACGGTATTGCTTATTCAGAAACCGTGCGTAAATACTTCCGCGATTTTGGATTTGAAGAAGTTAACTTTAAACTCACAGCAACAGGAGATATGGGAGTGGGGATTCATCGTTATTTAGGTGAAAATATACCTACACCCAAAGAAGAAAAACTATTTGTATTTTCTGGCGTTCCAAATAAGGCGAGGTAA
- a CDS encoding NADP(H)-dependent aldo-keto reductase → MKYNQLGASDLKVSEICLGTMTYGHQNTIEEAHQQLDYAVAQGINFLDTAEMYPVPPRGETQGKTEAYIGEWLKKQQRDQLIVATKIAGPGRPFSWLRGGNNKVDRENITQAVNDSLQRLQTDYIDLYQIHWPDRYVPTFGQTSYNPELERETVPIAEQLQAFADVIKAGKIRYLGLSNETPWGVSEFVRIANDLGLPKVVTTQNAYNLLNRNFESGLAEVSRYTDVGLLAYSPLGFGFLTGKYIENQQLENTRISLFPGFGQRYLKPNVQEAVKAYAELAKKYNLSPAQLAIAFVKSRWFVKSTIIGATTLAQLQENIDSVNVVLDKEIFAEIDAIHTRYPNPAP, encoded by the coding sequence ATGAAATACAACCAACTTGGTGCAAGCGACCTCAAAGTTTCAGAAATTTGCTTGGGAACGATGACCTATGGACATCAAAATACTATTGAGGAGGCGCATCAACAACTTGACTATGCTGTTGCCCAAGGGATAAATTTCTTAGATACTGCGGAAATGTATCCAGTCCCCCCTCGTGGTGAAACCCAAGGAAAAACTGAGGCTTATATTGGGGAATGGTTAAAGAAACAGCAACGAGATCAACTAATAGTTGCGACTAAAATTGCAGGTCCCGGTCGTCCTTTTTCCTGGTTGAGAGGTGGAAATAATAAAGTTGACCGTGAGAATATTACACAGGCAGTAAATGATAGTTTGCAGAGATTACAAACTGATTATATAGATTTGTATCAAATTCATTGGCCTGATCGTTATGTTCCTACTTTTGGACAGACAAGTTATAATCCAGAATTAGAAAGGGAAACTGTGCCTATTGCGGAACAGTTACAGGCTTTTGCTGATGTGATTAAAGCGGGGAAGATTCGCTATTTAGGTTTAAGCAATGAAACGCCTTGGGGGGTAAGTGAGTTTGTTCGCATTGCTAATGATTTGGGATTACCTAAAGTTGTGACAACTCAAAATGCTTACAATTTACTCAATCGTAATTTTGAATCAGGTTTAGCTGAAGTTTCTCGTTATACAGATGTGGGTTTATTGGCTTACAGTCCTCTTGGGTTTGGGTTTTTAACTGGTAAATACATAGAAAATCAACAATTAGAAAATACGAGAATATCTCTGTTTCCAGGTTTTGGACAACGCTATTTAAAGCCCAATGTACAAGAAGCGGTTAAGGCTTATGCAGAACTGGCTAAAAAGTATAATCTCTCACCTGCTCAATTAGCGATCGCCTTTGTCAAGAGTCGTTGGTTTGTGAAAAGTACAATTATTGGGGCAACAACTTTGGCACAATTGCAAGAAAATATAGATAGTGTCAATGTGGTTTTGGATAAAGAGATTTTCGCAGAAATAGATGCAATTCATACTCGTTATCCTAATCCAGCACCTTAA
- a CDS encoding NADPH-dependent oxidoreductase, with protein sequence MTNLTQLLNYRYGNDKFNPDIPWSDTLATLLSHRSIRAYLPDALPPGTLEVLIAAAQSASTSSNLQTWSVVAVEDGNRKEELSKLANNQVHIRQSPLFLVWLADLARLTHIAEIRGLPYQGLDYLEMFLVAAIDAALAAQNAVVAAESLGLGTVYIGALRNQPEEVAQILNLPPHVVAVFGLCVGYADPVVNVAIKPRLPQTVVLHRETYNLAEQEQGISEYNQIMENFYNSQHINIPGDWSEHSSKRVASAESLSGRHRLKEILNNLGFELR encoded by the coding sequence ATGACTAACCTAACTCAATTACTAAATTATCGGTATGGTAATGACAAATTTAATCCAGATATTCCTTGGAGTGACACATTAGCAACTCTGTTATCCCATCGTTCTATTCGCGCCTATTTACCTGATGCTTTACCCCCAGGAACTTTAGAAGTTTTAATCGCTGCTGCTCAATCTGCTTCTACTTCCTCCAATCTTCAAACATGGAGTGTGGTAGCAGTTGAAGATGGAAATCGTAAAGAAGAATTATCAAAACTAGCTAATAATCAAGTACATATTCGCCAAAGTCCTTTGTTTTTAGTGTGGTTAGCAGATTTAGCCAGACTAACTCACATTGCCGAAATTCGCGGACTACCATATCAAGGTTTAGATTATTTAGAAATGTTTCTGGTTGCGGCTATAGATGCAGCCTTAGCAGCGCAAAATGCAGTAGTCGCCGCAGAATCTCTGGGATTAGGAACTGTGTATATCGGTGCATTGCGAAATCAACCAGAAGAGGTAGCCCAAATCTTGAATTTACCTCCTCATGTAGTTGCTGTTTTTGGTTTGTGTGTGGGCTATGCAGATCCCGTTGTCAATGTGGCAATTAAACCACGTTTACCACAAACTGTAGTTTTACATAGAGAAACATATAACCTGGCAGAACAAGAGCAAGGAATATCAGAATATAACCAAATCATGGAAAATTTTTACAATTCACAACATATCAATATTCCTGGTGATTGGTCGGAACATTCTAGTAAAAGAGTAGCATCGGCTGAATCTTTATCTGGTCGTCATAGGTTAAAGGAAATTCTGAATAATTTGGGGTTTGAATTACGATAA
- a CDS encoding iron uptake porin: MKKTAWNLLLTLPMSIFLLVLAASTKSFASERGKEKETTGKETLSTVSINIPDSEKVTQKVTQIIAQKEPNPELSYSSDEFQDSESQLTSVSQLSDVQPTDWAFQALQSLVERYGCIAGYPDSKFKGNRALSRYEFAAGLNACLDQVNKLIASSTSDLALKKDLEAIQRLTEEFSTELAQLRGRLDNLEARTAEIEANQFSTTTTLSGQAQFVLGGVLAGNNVITKKPAPNIITFQNAVQLALNTSFTGKDQLRLVLSGGNIESLGQTRTGLLGTFDGRTADNRRPDPAQPNQIFVSGIRYRFPVGKKTQFNIFAQSDGANEIGLSGPTNPFEGSFTNGITRFSRRNMVYNYGDTGPGIAILHNLSDQWQLGASYSAPNGNNPLPNNGLFTGRYVAFGQLTYFSRDKNFRVGLSYANTYSPPGAIGQGGTNFGPAAGSNLANSTVPGAGTVGNLYGLGALYRLNPKLTANAFVGYSAHRYLGNGDGQVWNWGAGITFPDLGKKGSLGAIFVGQAPTLTRLSSNVDLGAGKGQADKDTSLHIEGWYKYKLTDNIEITPGFIWVTAPDSDASNPASLVGWLRTTFRF, encoded by the coding sequence ATGAAAAAAACTGCTTGGAATTTATTGCTTACTTTACCAATGTCTATATTCCTGTTAGTCTTAGCAGCTAGTACAAAATCTTTTGCTAGTGAAAGAGGAAAAGAAAAGGAGACGACAGGTAAAGAGACCTTATCAACTGTCAGCATAAATATCCCTGACTCTGAAAAAGTTACTCAAAAAGTTACTCAAATAATTGCCCAAAAAGAACCTAACCCAGAACTTTCCTATTCATCTGATGAGTTTCAAGATAGTGAGTCACAACTGACATCGGTATCCCAGCTTTCAGATGTCCAACCAACTGACTGGGCATTTCAAGCTTTGCAATCTTTAGTAGAACGTTATGGTTGTATTGCTGGTTATCCAGATAGTAAATTTAAAGGTAATCGTGCCTTGAGTCGCTATGAATTTGCAGCAGGTTTAAACGCTTGCTTAGATCAAGTCAATAAACTTATTGCATCCTCTACATCAGATTTGGCTTTAAAAAAAGATTTGGAAGCCATACAGCGTCTAACTGAAGAATTTAGTACCGAACTTGCTCAATTACGCGGAAGACTAGATAACTTAGAAGCAAGAACAGCAGAAATAGAAGCCAATCAGTTTTCGACAACAACCACACTGAGCGGTCAGGCTCAGTTCGTGCTGGGAGGTGTTTTAGCGGGCAATAACGTGATCACCAAAAAACCAGCACCTAATATTATCACATTTCAAAATGCAGTTCAATTAGCATTAAACACAAGTTTTACTGGTAAAGATCAACTGCGATTAGTCCTTTCAGGTGGAAATATTGAATCTTTGGGACAAACTAGGACTGGCCTTCTTGGAACATTTGATGGCAGAACCGCCGATAATCGTAGACCTGATCCTGCTCAACCCAATCAGATTTTTGTTAGTGGTATTCGTTATCGTTTTCCTGTTGGTAAAAAGACGCAATTTAATATTTTTGCTCAGTCAGATGGAGCTAATGAAATAGGTTTAAGTGGACCAACTAACCCCTTTGAAGGCTCTTTCACTAATGGGATAACACGATTTTCCCGACGCAATATGGTCTATAACTATGGAGATACAGGACCAGGAATTGCTATTCTCCATAATCTCAGTGACCAGTGGCAATTAGGAGCATCCTATAGTGCGCCTAATGGTAATAACCCCTTACCTAATAATGGTTTATTTACAGGCAGATATGTGGCTTTTGGACAATTAACCTACTTTAGCCGCGATAAAAATTTTCGCGTGGGGTTGAGTTATGCTAATACCTACAGTCCACCAGGTGCAATTGGTCAAGGGGGAACAAACTTTGGACCTGCTGCTGGTAGTAACTTAGCAAATAGTACCGTACCTGGTGCGGGAACCGTGGGAAATCTCTATGGACTTGGGGCATTATACAGACTAAATCCAAAGTTAACCGCTAATGCTTTTGTAGGCTATTCAGCCCATCGTTATCTAGGGAATGGAGATGGTCAAGTCTGGAACTGGGGAGCAGGAATAACATTTCCCGATTTGGGTAAAAAAGGTAGCTTAGGCGCTATTTTTGTGGGTCAAGCACCAACACTGACTCGTTTAAGTTCAAATGTAGATTTAGGAGCAGGTAAGGGTCAAGCGGACAAAGATACCTCTCTGCACATTGAGGGATGGTATAAATATAAACTCACTGATAATATTGAGATTACACCTGGATTTATTTGGGTAACAGCACCAGATTCAGATGCCAGCAATCCTGCAAGTTTAGTCGGTTGGCTGCGTACAACTTTCAGGTTTTAA
- a CDS encoding aliphatic sulfonate ABC transporter substrate-binding protein, with protein MPNWKDKIESWKHRRITRRHALFAFGYSLVLSTTLFSCNSPQKNNSETNNTASNTTNTSTSGNSSTSTQKVVRIVRSKQLTALAVLEKQGTLEKRLEPLGYKVEWPEFAAGPQQLEALNAGGLDIASTAESPPIFSQAAGAPLVYLAANSSDGQSVSLLVPVNSPAKSVKDLKGKKIAFQKASIGHYLTVRAVEKEGLKLTDIESVFLAPPDANAAFSQGKVDAWFIWEPFVTRNVQNKVGRVLIDGSNGLRDTNNFISTNRKFYQENPQVIKIFLEELQKAQVWSRNNPKEIAQLLAPVTQLDPPTLEKMHSKYDFALVPITDAVINKQQEVADKWYSLGLIPKKVNVKDGFLTPEQYAEITPKEVLASK; from the coding sequence ATGCCAAATTGGAAAGATAAAATTGAATCATGGAAACACCGACGGATTACTCGTCGTCATGCCTTATTTGCCTTTGGTTATAGTTTAGTTCTATCAACTACACTATTTAGTTGCAATAGTCCGCAAAAAAATAATTCAGAGACAAATAATACAGCATCTAATACAACTAATACATCCACCTCTGGGAATAGTTCTACCTCTACCCAAAAAGTAGTGAGGATAGTTCGTTCTAAACAACTTACTGCCTTAGCAGTTCTAGAAAAACAAGGTACTCTGGAAAAACGCTTAGAACCTCTAGGTTATAAAGTTGAATGGCCTGAATTTGCCGCAGGTCCACAACAATTAGAAGCTTTAAATGCAGGTGGACTCGATATTGCTTCCACTGCTGAATCACCTCCTATTTTTTCCCAAGCTGCTGGCGCACCTCTCGTTTATTTAGCTGCTAATTCTTCAGATGGTCAATCAGTTTCTCTTTTAGTTCCAGTTAATTCACCTGCTAAAAGTGTCAAGGATTTAAAAGGTAAAAAAATTGCTTTTCAAAAAGCATCAATTGGGCATTATTTGACAGTTAGAGCCGTAGAAAAAGAAGGTTTAAAACTAACTGATATTGAGTCTGTTTTCCTAGCACCTCCAGATGCTAATGCAGCCTTTAGTCAAGGTAAAGTTGATGCTTGGTTTATTTGGGAGCCATTCGTTACCAGAAATGTGCAGAACAAAGTTGGTCGTGTATTGATAGATGGTAGTAATGGTTTAAGAGATACTAATAATTTTATTTCCACAAACCGTAAATTCTATCAAGAAAATCCTCAAGTGATTAAAATCTTTTTGGAAGAATTACAAAAAGCACAGGTTTGGTCTAGGAACAATCCCAAAGAAATTGCTCAATTGTTAGCTCCTGTGACTCAACTTGATCCACCAACATTAGAAAAAATGCACAGCAAATATGATTTTGCATTAGTGCCTATTACCGATGCAGTGATCAACAAGCAACAAGAAGTTGCAGATAAATGGTACAGTTTGGGACTAATACCCAAGAAAGTTAATGTTAAAGATGGGTTTTTAACACCGGAACAATATGCAGAAATTACTCCCAAAGAAGTGTTAGCTAGTAAGTAA
- a CDS encoding threo-3-hydroxy-L-aspartate ammonia-lyase gives MLLSDSVTITDVEAAQKRLLGIAHQTPVITSGTVNELTQSQVFFKCENFQRTGAFKFRGAYNALVQLSVEQKIKGVITYSSGNHAQAIALAGKLLNIPTIVVMPDDAPAVKQTATRGYGAEVILYNRDTTNREELTKNLAAERQLTLIPPYDHPHVIAGQGTTALELIQEVGQLDLLLVCCGGGGLISGCAVATKALLPNCKIIGVEPKLADDATRSFYTKTLQTVHNSNTIADGVRTPSLGKITFPLVLQYVDDMVTVSEAAIIRTMFFIWERLKIVVEPTGVIAAAALLEGVVKAPAARIGVIISGGNVDLAQVIKEAGGNLRK, from the coding sequence ATGTTACTATCTGATTCGGTTACTATTACTGATGTAGAAGCAGCGCAAAAACGGCTTTTGGGTATTGCTCATCAAACACCAGTAATTACATCTGGTACTGTCAATGAACTGACTCAAAGCCAAGTATTTTTTAAATGCGAAAACTTTCAACGGACAGGAGCATTTAAGTTTCGTGGTGCTTATAATGCCTTAGTTCAATTATCAGTAGAACAGAAAATAAAAGGGGTGATTACCTATTCTTCAGGAAATCATGCCCAAGCGATCGCTCTTGCTGGTAAATTACTCAATATTCCCACCATTGTAGTTATGCCCGATGATGCACCCGCAGTCAAACAAACTGCTACTCGCGGCTATGGTGCAGAAGTCATTTTGTACAACCGTGACACAACTAACCGGGAAGAATTAACCAAAAATCTCGCAGCAGAAAGGCAATTAACTTTAATTCCACCTTATGATCATCCTCATGTAATTGCTGGACAAGGTACAACTGCATTAGAACTAATTCAAGAAGTAGGACAACTAGACTTGTTATTAGTATGTTGTGGTGGAGGTGGATTAATTTCTGGTTGTGCCGTTGCAACAAAAGCACTTTTACCTAATTGTAAAATAATTGGTGTGGAACCGAAATTAGCTGATGATGCTACTCGCTCTTTTTACACCAAAACCCTGCAAACTGTCCATAATTCTAATACTATTGCTGATGGTGTCAGGACTCCCAGTTTAGGTAAAATCACCTTTCCCCTAGTCTTACAATACGTAGATGATATGGTAACTGTATCGGAAGCAGCCATCATTCGCACCATGTTCTTTATTTGGGAACGGTTAAAAATCGTAGTTGAACCCACTGGAGTCATAGCCGCAGCCGCATTATTAGAAGGTGTAGTGAAAGCACCAGCAGCAAGAATTGGCGTAATTATCAGTGGTGGAAATGTAGACTTGGCGCAAGTTATTAAGGAGGCAGGAGGTAATCTCCGTAAATAA
- a CDS encoding ATP-binding cassette domain-containing protein, translating into MTNKGMQLNLEGLRKSFGNKTVLQGINLEIQPGEFVAIVGRSGCGKSTMLRLVAGLDAPSDGHVLLNGKYSDKPINPAVRMMFQDSRLLPWQRVLANVELGLIGANSKVYARQTALQVLREVGLEDRAHEWPSVLSGGQRQRVALARALASKPSLLLLDEPLGALDALTRIEMQQLLERLWREQGFTALLITHDVEEAVVLADRVVLIEDGQISMDVKIDLPRPRARGDAKFAKTVEKILNRVMGQPEHQHQQPEVEYVFSSVSSAIA; encoded by the coding sequence ATGACTAATAAAGGAATGCAATTAAATCTTGAAGGACTGAGAAAGTCTTTCGGTAACAAAACTGTTTTACAAGGAATTAATTTGGAGATTCAGCCGGGAGAATTTGTAGCTATTGTTGGTCGGAGTGGCTGTGGTAAAAGTACAATGTTGCGTCTAGTGGCTGGGCTAGATGCGCCCAGTGATGGCCATGTTTTGTTAAACGGTAAATATAGTGATAAACCTATTAATCCAGCCGTTCGGATGATGTTTCAGGATTCCCGTCTGTTACCTTGGCAGCGAGTTTTGGCAAATGTAGAATTAGGTTTAATAGGTGCTAATTCTAAAGTTTATGCTCGGCAAACAGCTTTACAAGTGCTGCGTGAGGTGGGGTTAGAAGACCGCGCCCACGAATGGCCTTCTGTCCTTTCCGGTGGACAAAGACAACGGGTGGCTTTAGCCAGGGCATTGGCAAGTAAACCTTCTTTATTGTTGCTAGATGAACCTTTGGGGGCGTTGGATGCCCTAACTAGAATTGAAATGCAACAATTATTAGAACGTTTGTGGCGAGAACAAGGGTTTACAGCACTGTTAATTACCCATGATGTAGAAGAAGCTGTGGTATTAGCAGACCGGGTAGTTTTAATTGAAGATGGTCAAATTAGTATGGATGTGAAAATTGATCTCCCACGTCCACGGGCTAGAGGAGATGCAAAGTTTGCTAAGACAGTGGAGAAGATTTTAAACCGAGTTATGGGTCAACCAGAACATCAACATCAACAGCCAGAAGTAGAATACGTTTTTAGTTCTGTTAGTTCTGCGATCGCCTAA
- a CDS encoding glutathione S-transferase family protein: MTIASTTISSWEQLLEKARQNTPARRVKRPGQAPSTAPIPSSLYKIPPERKPPVLLYRDSNSWCPFCERVWFALEEKQIPFETEFIDLSNKPKWYTDLVPTTLVPAAKIEGKLVYESKDILLELEEHFGETLLPENPEENAIARQWVEDAETNGFRDIAYKFLRQPPEDAKELANLQAEFEAKLDEIEKTLGRYPKPYFLSTFSLVDIMYSPHLDRLAANLPVYRGYHIKGNPRFPLINVWFAALKKRPAYNRVKSDNITNNLLLRRRFGVEPIGNPLPLDLADAEFIEYRAEAAERLSDNREVAISDILKNSGLQSLGDISIIKEVVDFHLRLLADYLLNGNNELLLGGRTGGKESIDPIIAATGAITLAYLRNRICAPRDMSAGAATALRVGADKVLASIY; encoded by the coding sequence ATGACCATTGCAAGCACTACCATATCCAGTTGGGAACAATTATTAGAAAAAGCTCGACAAAATACCCCCGCCCGTCGAGTCAAAAGACCAGGACAAGCACCTTCTACTGCGCCTATTCCTAGTAGTTTGTATAAAATTCCCCCTGAGAGAAAACCACCAGTATTGTTATATAGAGATAGTAACTCTTGGTGTCCTTTTTGCGAAAGAGTTTGGTTTGCGTTAGAAGAAAAACAAATTCCCTTTGAAACAGAATTTATTGATCTGAGTAATAAACCTAAATGGTACACAGATTTAGTACCAACAACCCTTGTTCCTGCCGCTAAAATTGAGGGTAAGTTAGTTTATGAGTCTAAAGACATTCTTTTAGAATTGGAAGAACACTTTGGCGAAACGTTGTTACCTGAAAATCCAGAAGAAAATGCGATCGCCAGACAATGGGTTGAAGATGCAGAAACTAATGGTTTTCGGGATATTGCCTACAAATTTCTGAGACAACCTCCAGAAGATGCCAAAGAATTAGCAAATTTACAGGCAGAATTTGAAGCTAAATTAGATGAAATTGAAAAAACTTTAGGGAGATATCCAAAACCCTATTTTTTATCAACATTTAGTCTGGTAGATATCATGTATAGTCCCCATTTAGATAGATTGGCGGCTAATTTACCAGTATATAGAGGGTATCACATCAAAGGAAATCCTCGTTTTCCTCTCATTAATGTTTGGTTTGCAGCACTTAAAAAACGTCCTGCTTACAACAGAGTTAAATCAGACAATATTACTAATAATTTACTTTTACGGCGCAGATTTGGGGTAGAACCTATTGGTAATCCCTTACCTTTAGATTTAGCTGATGCTGAATTTATTGAATATCGTGCAGAAGCAGCAGAAAGATTGAGTGATAATCGGGAAGTTGCTATTAGCGATATTCTCAAAAATTCAGGATTACAATCTTTAGGTGATATCTCAATAATTAAAGAAGTTGTTGATTTTCACCTCAGATTACTAGCTGATTATCTCCTTAATGGTAATAACGAACTATTACTAGGAGGAAGAACTGGAGGTAAAGAAAGTATAGATCCAATTATCGCTGCTACAGGGGCTATTACACTAGCTTATCTCAGAAATAGAATTTGTGCGCCACGAGATATGAGTGCTGGTGCTGCAACCGCTTTACGAGTCGGCGCAGATAAAGTTTTAGCATCTATTTATTAA